A window of Streptomyces sp. DG1A-41 contains these coding sequences:
- the gabT gene encoding 4-aminobutyrate--2-oxoglutarate transaminase: protein MSALPQERRVVTAIPGPKSQELQARRTAAVAQGVGSVLPVFTARAGGGIIEDVDGNRLIDFGSGIAVTSVGASAEAVVRRASAQLADFTHTCFMVTPYQGYVEVAEALAELTPGDHAKKSALFNSGAEAVENAVKIARSYTKRQAVVVFDHGYHGRTNLTMALTSKNMPYKHGFGPFAPEVYRVPVAYGYRWPTGPENAGPEAAAQAIDQISKQVGAENVAAIIIEPVLGEGGFIEPAKGFLPAIRTFASDHGIVFVADEIQSGFCRTGQWFACEDEGIVPDLITTAKGIAGGLPLAAVTGRAEIMDAAHAGGLGGTYGGNPVACAGALGSIETMKELDLNARAKTIEAVMKARLSAMQEKFDVIGDIRGRGAMIAIELVKDRATKEPNPEATAALAKACHAEGLLVLTCGTYGNVLRFLPPLVIGEDLLTEGLDIIEQAFARI, encoded by the coding sequence ATGAGCGCACTTCCGCAGGAGCGTCGCGTCGTCACCGCCATCCCCGGACCGAAGTCGCAGGAGTTGCAGGCCCGCCGTACCGCCGCGGTCGCGCAGGGTGTGGGGTCCGTGCTGCCCGTTTTCACGGCGCGGGCCGGGGGCGGGATCATCGAGGACGTCGACGGGAACCGGCTGATCGACTTCGGGTCGGGCATCGCCGTGACCTCCGTCGGCGCCTCCGCCGAGGCCGTCGTGCGCCGGGCGTCCGCGCAGCTCGCCGACTTCACCCACACCTGTTTCATGGTCACGCCGTACCAGGGGTACGTCGAGGTCGCCGAGGCGCTCGCGGAGCTGACGCCTGGTGACCACGCCAAGAAAAGCGCGCTGTTCAACTCCGGCGCCGAGGCCGTCGAGAACGCCGTGAAGATCGCGCGGTCGTACACGAAGCGGCAGGCCGTCGTGGTGTTCGACCACGGCTACCACGGGCGGACCAACCTGACCATGGCGCTGACGTCCAAGAACATGCCGTACAAGCACGGCTTCGGGCCGTTCGCGCCCGAGGTGTACCGCGTGCCCGTGGCGTACGGCTACCGCTGGCCGACCGGTCCCGAGAACGCCGGTCCCGAGGCCGCCGCGCAGGCCATCGACCAGATCAGCAAGCAGGTCGGCGCGGAGAACGTCGCCGCGATCATCATCGAGCCGGTGCTCGGCGAAGGCGGTTTCATCGAGCCGGCCAAGGGCTTCCTGCCGGCGATCCGCACGTTCGCCTCCGACCACGGCATCGTCTTCGTCGCCGACGAGATCCAGTCCGGCTTCTGCCGTACCGGGCAGTGGTTCGCGTGTGAGGACGAGGGCATCGTCCCGGATCTGATCACCACCGCCAAGGGCATCGCCGGTGGTCTGCCGCTCGCCGCCGTGACCGGGCGCGCCGAGATCATGGACGCCGCGCACGCCGGCGGCCTGGGCGGCACCTACGGCGGCAACCCGGTCGCCTGCGCGGGCGCCCTGGGCTCGATCGAGACCATGAAGGAGCTCGACCTCAACGCCAGGGCGAAGACCATCGAGGCCGTGATGAAGGCGCGCCTTTCCGCCATGCAGGAGAAGTTCGACGTCATCGGCGACATCCGCGGCCGTGGCGCGATGATCGCCATCGAGCTGGTCAAGGACCGCGCCACCAAGGAGCCGAACCCGGAGGCGACCGCCGCACTCGCCAAGGCCTGCCACGCCGAGGGCCTGCTGGTCCTGACCTGTGGCACCTACGGCAACGTGCTCCGCTTCCTGCCCCCGCTGGTGATCGGCGAGGACCTGCTGACCGAGGGCCTCG